The Mesoterricola silvestris sequence TGGGCAGCTTCACCAGGTAGTAGGCGATGCCGGCCAGGATGGCCAGGCTCACCAGGAAGGTGACGGCCGGGGGATTGGCGAAGATCGTGTACTTCACCTCGAAGAACGTCAGGCCCGCGAAGAGCAGGCCCACCAGGGCCTCGCCCGCGATGAGGCCCGCGGCCACCAGCACGCCGGAGTTCTCCACCCGCACCTTCTGGGCCGCGTTGAGGCCGCGCTTCTCGGCCACCATCTCGACGATGCCCTTCACGCACCCGCCCAGGAAGATGGCGAAGGTGGTGCCCAGGGGCAGATACATGCCCACGCTCACGAGCATCGGGCTGCGCACCTGCATGAGGATGAAGGCGAAGCCCATGAGCATGCCCACGATGATGAGCGGCCAGGCCATCTTGCCCTCCACGATGCCCTTGCTGAGCATGGCCATGAGGCCGGCCTGGGGCGCGGGGATGTTGGGGCTGCCGAAGCCGGCGTCCAGCTGCATGACGACCTTCTTCTGGTCGGCGGGGAGCTGGCGGAGCTCGGCGATGGAGTAGGCCTTGTCCCCATACGTCACGGAAGAGATGTGCTGGGATTCCAGCTGGACGATCTGGGTCTCGGCGGCCTTCTTGATGTCGCCCTCGTGGAGGATCATCAGGGGGAGGAAGAGGACGGCGGCGGCGAGGCCCACGCCCAGGAGGTCGCCCACCTGCATGCGCCAGGGGGTCCCGCCCAGGATGTAGCCCACCTTGAGGTCCTGCAGCATCTCGCCGGCCACGGCCGTGGCCACGCAGGCGATGGCGGCCACGCCCAGCACCGCGGCGACGCCGGCGTTGCCCTTGACGCCCAGGGCCACCATGACGATGGCCGTCACCACCAGCGCCGACAGGGTCAGGCCGGAGATGGGGTTGTTGGACGAGCCCATGATGCCCACCAGGTAGCCGCTGATGGCCGAGAAGAAGAAGCCCACGATGATCATCACCAGGGCGGCGACGATGGAGACCATGAACCCGACCTTGAAGATCTGCCAGGTGATGAGGAAGGTGGCCACGGCCGCGAAGAGGATGCCCCCCATGACCCACGTGAAGGGCAGGTCCTGGTTGACGCGGTCAATGGCATGTCCGCCCGCGGCGGCCTTCTTCACGTCGGACACGGACCGGGCCAGGCCGGTGGTGAGGCTCTTGCGCATCTTGAAGAGGGTGAAGCTGGCGCCCATGAGCATGCCGCCGATGGCGATGGGGCGCACGATGAACTTCCACACAGCCGCCGACAGGGCGAACCA is a genomic window containing:
- a CDS encoding OPT family oligopeptide transporter codes for the protein MQPYVSSEQNLREFSLRAVLIGLVLAVVLGAANAYLGLKAGMTIAATYPAAVISMALIKLMKGTILEENMGRTVGSIGESVAAGAIFTIPAFVIAGIWPKFFSLTNYFTSTAIMFVGGTLGIMFVALLRRVMVEDAELPYPESVAAAEIHKAGATGGGGTKILFTAMGVGAVIQALVQVQLFASTWQHFVYFKENAFALIGKGKAALAKGGLYLTAPGISPAYMGVGYIIGPKLGALNFAGGVLAWGLMVPLVIYFISPYAMPADATTADWFALSAAVWKFIVRPIAIGGMLMGASFTLFKMRKSLTTGLARSVSDVKKAAAGGHAIDRVNQDLPFTWVMGGILFAAVATFLITWQIFKVGFMVSIVAALVMIIVGFFFSAISGYLVGIMGSSNNPISGLTLSALVVTAIVMVALGVKGNAGVAAVLGVAAIACVATAVAGEMLQDLKVGYILGGTPWRMQVGDLLGVGLAAAVLFLPLMILHEGDIKKAAETQIVQLESQHISSVTYGDKAYSIAELRQLPADQKKVVMQLDAGFGSPNIPAPQAGLMAMLSKGIVEGKMAWPLIIVGMLMGFAFILMQVRSPMLVSVGMYLPLGTTFAIFLGGCVKGIVEMVAEKRGLNAAQKVRVENSGVLVAAGLIAGEALVGLLFAGLTFFEVKYTIFANPPAVTFLVSLAILAGIAYYLVKLPMANAGAADEPAPPSANF